A genomic stretch from Flavobacterium humidisoli includes:
- a CDS encoding DUF5916 domain-containing protein, with translation MRKNILFCFLICSVWSYAQKKSIQAQVTSHTISIDGKLDEPAWENVPVAADFIMLEPDNGKAIPHEKRTEVKVLYNNDAIYIGAMMYDDEPSKILKEISQRDNFGTADLFGVFINGFNDGQQDFMFYVSAADVQGDCIMTDANGEDYSWDAVWISKAALTENGWVVEMKIPYSALRFSGENKQIWGINFFREIKRDRYKYTWNFVDRKIGTFTQQAGTLEGIENIKPPTRLFFMPYASYYLNAAEGQKTYGTIKGGMDIKYGITDAFTVDAILIPDFGQTKYDDQILNLGPFEQQFNENRAFFTEGTDLFSKGNIFYSRRIGGTPSIDPTLNENEEITELPAAVNLVNALKLSGRTKDGLGIGVLNAVTEKTFATIKNTENGETRQVIVEPLTNYNVLVLDQRFRKNSSVTFINTNVTRNGHTRDANVTGLAWDLNTKANTYSLFGNVKYSHINDSQDKNGFYSTVSLAETSGNYRYSIGSDFVTKDYDPNDLGINFYTNYYNFYGNANYRILNPTKRFNTFRINYNMYTEFNKESGKLQDNNINANLNLTTVKNNYYGTGITFYPLEIYDYYEPRANNRYVTIPRRIESWGSISTNYNHKFAIDLNGTLNVFDESERITYGFDIGPRYRFSDKLLLTYFFSYIRKNNNKGYIDQIDADQNDATPNDIIFANRNVITYSNTLGGKYAINSAMTINLAVRQYWSYADNKDILTLESNGNLSPYPQYTDNKNSSFYSWNADLSYSWWFAPGSQLSALYRNNAANFERVIDKDYRHNVAGLLNNDALKHIFSISVKYFIDYNAVKNKVRKRA, from the coding sequence ATGAGAAAAAACATACTCTTCTGTTTCCTAATATGCTCTGTATGGAGTTATGCCCAGAAAAAATCCATTCAGGCACAAGTAACTTCGCACACTATTTCTATTGATGGGAAACTAGATGAACCTGCTTGGGAAAATGTACCAGTTGCCGCAGATTTTATCATGCTGGAGCCAGACAATGGAAAAGCTATTCCGCATGAAAAACGTACAGAAGTAAAAGTCCTATATAATAATGACGCAATTTATATTGGTGCAATGATGTACGATGACGAGCCTTCTAAAATTTTAAAGGAAATCTCTCAGCGTGATAATTTTGGAACGGCGGATCTTTTTGGTGTTTTCATAAACGGCTTCAATGACGGACAACAGGATTTTATGTTTTACGTTTCTGCTGCCGATGTTCAAGGCGATTGTATCATGACCGATGCAAATGGTGAAGATTATTCTTGGGATGCTGTTTGGATCAGTAAAGCCGCTCTGACAGAAAATGGATGGGTTGTCGAGATGAAAATTCCGTACTCGGCATTGCGTTTTTCAGGAGAAAACAAACAAATCTGGGGAATCAATTTCTTTAGAGAAATCAAACGTGACCGTTATAAATATACTTGGAATTTTGTCGACAGAAAGATTGGCACTTTTACACAACAGGCTGGAACATTGGAAGGAATTGAAAACATCAAACCCCCTACTCGACTATTCTTTATGCCTTATGCATCGTATTATTTAAATGCTGCTGAGGGACAAAAAACATACGGAACAATTAAAGGCGGAATGGATATCAAATACGGCATAACTGACGCCTTTACAGTCGACGCCATTTTAATTCCAGATTTTGGACAAACAAAATATGATGATCAGATTTTAAATCTTGGCCCTTTTGAACAGCAGTTTAATGAAAATAGAGCATTCTTTACAGAAGGAACAGATTTATTTAGTAAAGGAAATATTTTCTATTCCAGAAGAATTGGAGGCACTCCATCGATCGATCCTACATTAAATGAAAATGAAGAAATTACAGAATTGCCCGCTGCTGTAAATTTAGTTAATGCTTTAAAATTATCAGGAAGAACAAAAGACGGACTTGGAATTGGGGTTTTAAATGCTGTTACAGAAAAAACTTTTGCTACCATAAAAAATACCGAAAACGGCGAAACGAGACAAGTAATTGTAGAGCCACTTACCAATTATAATGTATTGGTTTTGGATCAGCGCTTTAGAAAAAACTCATCGGTTACTTTTATTAACACCAATGTAACTCGAAATGGCCATACTAGAGATGCAAACGTAACTGGTCTGGCTTGGGACTTAAACACAAAAGCCAATACTTATAGTTTATTTGGAAACGTAAAATACAGTCACATTAATGATTCTCAAGATAAAAATGGATTTTATTCTACTGTAAGTTTAGCCGAAACTAGCGGAAATTACAGATACAGCATAGGTTCAGATTTTGTTACGAAAGATTATGATCCGAATGATTTGGGTATTAATTTCTATACCAATTATTACAACTTTTACGGAAATGCCAATTATCGAATTTTAAATCCGACCAAGCGTTTTAATACATTTAGAATCAATTATAATATGTATACCGAATTCAATAAAGAATCTGGAAAACTGCAGGACAATAATATTAATGCGAACTTAAATCTAACAACGGTAAAAAACAATTACTACGGAACCGGAATCACTTTTTACCCCTTAGAAATTTATGATTATTATGAACCTCGTGCCAACAACAGATATGTGACAATTCCGCGAAGGATAGAAAGTTGGGGAAGTATTTCAACCAATTACAATCATAAATTTGCGATTGACTTAAATGGAACACTGAATGTGTTTGATGAATCTGAACGTATCACATATGGCTTTGATATTGGCCCTAGATATCGTTTCAGTGATAAACTTTTACTGACTTATTTCTTTAGTTATATTAGAAAAAACAACAATAAAGGTTACATCGATCAAATTGATGCTGACCAGAATGACGCCACTCCAAATGACATCATTTTTGCCAACCGAAACGTTATTACGTATTCTAATACTTTAGGAGGCAAGTACGCGATAAATAGCGCTATGACCATAAATCTGGCCGTTCGTCAATATTGGTCCTATGCAGATAATAAAGATATTCTGACTTTAGAATCAAACGGAAATCTTAGTCCGTATCCTCAATACACTGACAACAAAAATTCAAGTTTCTATTCTTGGAATGCCGATTTATCTTATTCTTGGTGGTTTGCGCCTGGAAGTCAGCTTTCGGCCCTGTATAGAAATAATGCAGCTAATTTTGAACGAGTTATTGATAAAGATTACAGACACAATGTGGCAGGATTATTAAACAATGATGCCCTAAAACATATCTTTTCTATTAGCGTAAAATACTTTATTGACTACAATGCCGTCAAAAATAAAGTCAGAAAAAGAGCTTAG
- a CDS encoding class I SAM-dependent methyltransferase, which translates to MKKLFKLVLNTIPRPLLIRLSYVARPILAFSLKGDKFTDPIDGKSFKSFLPYGYGKQRNNVLSPSTLSLERHRLLWLYLNDQTDFFTAPKKVLHFAPEQAFYKRFRKQKNLDYTTTDLLSPLADVKADICNLPFKDNEYDVILCNHVLEHIPDDTKAMQELYRVLKPGGMAILQIPQDLSREVTFADDSITDQKERAKIFGQYDHVRVYGRDYFDKLRSIGFIVIEEDYTNKIAPELVEKYCLAKGEIIPLCFKQEN; encoded by the coding sequence GTGAAAAAACTTTTCAAATTAGTACTTAATACCATTCCACGCCCATTATTAATTCGTTTGAGTTATGTGGCGCGTCCAATTTTAGCTTTCTCTTTAAAAGGAGATAAATTTACAGATCCTATTGACGGAAAAAGCTTCAAATCGTTTTTGCCTTACGGATACGGAAAACAGCGAAATAATGTGCTTTCACCAAGTACGCTTTCTTTAGAAAGACACCGTTTGCTTTGGCTGTATTTAAATGATCAGACTGATTTTTTTACAGCACCAAAAAAAGTATTGCATTTTGCTCCAGAACAAGCTTTTTATAAAAGATTTCGCAAGCAGAAAAACTTAGATTACACTACAACTGACTTACTTTCGCCATTGGCCGATGTAAAAGCGGACATTTGTAATTTACCGTTTAAAGACAACGAATATGACGTTATTTTATGCAATCACGTTTTAGAACATATTCCAGACGACACAAAAGCAATGCAGGAATTATACCGTGTCTTAAAACCAGGCGGAATGGCAATTCTGCAGATTCCTCAGGATTTATCTCGCGAAGTTACTTTTGCCGATGATTCGATTACAGATCAAAAAGAGCGCGCTAAAATCTTTGGACAATACGACCATGTACGCGTTTACGGACGTGATTATTTCGATAAACTAAGAAGCATTGGCTTTATAGTTATCGAAGAAGACTATACCAATAAAATCGCACCAGAATTGGTTGAAAAATATTGTTTAGCAAAAGGCGAGATTATTCCGCTTTGCTTTAAACAGGAAAACTAA
- a CDS encoding DUF445 domain-containing protein yields the protein MKTIIGRDIAKVKALKKMKQNALALLGVAVLLFIIAIYFKIPMLQAFSEAAMVGGIADWFAVVALFRHPMGIPIWHTAIIPTKKNEIGENLGNFVSEEFLDREKMEIKLDEFNFAVKASDWISHEENANKIANVVAVNIIPGILRTIKDEEIKRFIQVQFKEKIEGINFGNWVAVALEPLQKGELKNQMLTNLLEVMSAELTNNKDLIRQKVKASTPLLSFGLADKSITEGVFNGLQDFLNEAKKTESAVRLKIDEYIFNFLEKVKNSEEMRIKINDMILGFVGKKEVQDYINGIWDEIKLSITNDLNKGDDSSIKNSISNLIQTFGNGIKEDPVMIDKINSFIKNDLLSVLLNNKKVIGDLISSTVKSWDGKEVSEKLELEIGKDLQYIRINGTLVGGVIGLVIYGVEQIYHFVF from the coding sequence ATGAAAACTATTATAGGGCGAGATATTGCTAAAGTAAAAGCTTTGAAGAAAATGAAGCAAAATGCTTTGGCGCTTTTAGGTGTTGCGGTGCTGTTGTTTATAATTGCCATTTATTTTAAAATTCCGATGCTTCAGGCTTTTAGTGAAGCAGCAATGGTAGGTGGAATTGCCGACTGGTTTGCGGTTGTGGCACTTTTTCGTCATCCGATGGGAATTCCGATTTGGCACACAGCGATTATTCCAACCAAGAAAAATGAAATAGGAGAGAACCTTGGAAATTTTGTTTCCGAAGAATTTCTAGATCGCGAAAAAATGGAGATTAAATTGGACGAATTTAATTTTGCTGTTAAAGCTTCAGATTGGATTTCACACGAAGAAAATGCCAATAAAATAGCAAATGTTGTTGCAGTAAATATTATTCCTGGAATTTTACGAACAATAAAAGACGAAGAGATCAAAAGATTTATTCAGGTTCAATTTAAAGAAAAAATAGAAGGCATTAATTTCGGAAATTGGGTTGCTGTTGCTTTGGAACCTTTGCAAAAAGGAGAATTAAAAAATCAAATGCTGACTAACCTTCTTGAAGTAATGAGCGCTGAATTAACGAACAATAAAGATTTAATTAGGCAAAAAGTAAAAGCTTCGACTCCGCTTTTAAGTTTTGGCTTGGCAGATAAAAGCATAACAGAAGGTGTTTTTAATGGCTTGCAAGATTTTTTAAATGAAGCTAAAAAAACAGAAAGTGCAGTTCGTCTAAAAATTGACGAGTACATTTTTAATTTCTTGGAAAAAGTGAAAAACTCCGAAGAAATGAGAATTAAAATCAATGATATGATTTTGGGTTTTGTTGGAAAGAAAGAGGTTCAGGATTACATCAACGGAATTTGGGATGAAATAAAATTGTCCATTACAAATGATTTAAATAAAGGTGATGATTCTTCAATAAAAAATAGCATTTCAAATTTAATTCAAACTTTTGGAAACGGAATTAAGGAAGATCCTGTTATGATTGATAAAATCAATAGTTTCATAAAAAATGATTTGTTATCGGTTCTTTTAAATAACAAAAAAGTAATTGGAGATTTGATTTCTTCAACCGTAAAAAGCTGGGACGGAAAAGAGGTCTCTGAAAAATTAGAATTAGAAATCGGAAAAGACCTTCAATACATTCGAATCAATGGGACTTTGGTTGGTGGAGTTATTGGGCTTGTTATTTATGGAGTGGAGCAGATTTATCATTTTGTTTTTTAA
- the gpmI gene encoding 2,3-bisphosphoglycerate-independent phosphoglycerate mutase — protein MNKKVILMILDGWGKSPDPKVSAIDNANVPFINSLYKNYPSAQLRTDGLNVGLPEGQMGNSEVGHMNLGAGRIVYQDLAKINLAVEHKTLAKEQVLIDAFTYAKDNNKKVHFLGLVSDGGVHSHTSHLRGLIDASQEYGLDQVYIHAFTDGRDVDPKSGGKYIHDLEDYIKDTPVKIASIIGRYYAMDRDKRWERVKLAYDLVVNGVGTPSTNAVASVLDSYAKDVTDEFIEPVVIVDENAKPLATIVEGDVVIFFNFRTDRGRELTEALSQQDFHEQNMHKLNLYYVTLTNYDETYQNVKVVYNKDNITETLGEVLEKAGKKQIRIAETEKYPHVTFFFSGGREVPFEGESRILRNSPKVATYDLKPEMSAYELADALVPELNKGEVDFVCLNFANGDMVGHTGIMEAAIKACEAVDACAKKVIDAALANDYTTIVIADHGNCETMINPDGSPNTAHTTNPVPIILVDKQLKSIQDGVLGDIAPTILELMGVQQPNAMTCHSLL, from the coding sequence ATGAACAAGAAAGTTATCCTTATGATTTTAGATGGTTGGGGAAAATCTCCTGACCCTAAAGTATCTGCAATAGACAATGCAAATGTTCCTTTTATAAACAGTTTATATAAAAACTATCCAAGCGCGCAGCTTAGGACTGATGGATTAAATGTTGGTTTACCAGAAGGACAAATGGGAAATAGTGAAGTTGGACACATGAATCTAGGTGCTGGAAGAATTGTATACCAAGATTTAGCCAAAATAAACTTAGCTGTAGAACACAAAACTTTAGCAAAAGAGCAAGTTTTAATTGATGCTTTTACTTATGCTAAAGACAACAATAAAAAAGTACACTTTTTAGGATTAGTTTCAGATGGTGGTGTTCACTCACATACTTCACACCTTCGCGGATTAATCGATGCTTCTCAAGAATATGGTTTAGATCAAGTTTACATTCATGCTTTTACAGACGGACGTGACGTTGACCCTAAATCAGGAGGAAAATATATTCACGATTTAGAAGATTACATTAAAGATACTCCAGTAAAAATTGCTTCGATTATTGGGCGTTACTACGCAATGGATCGTGACAAACGTTGGGAACGTGTAAAATTGGCTTACGATTTAGTTGTAAATGGCGTTGGAACTCCATCCACAAATGCTGTTGCAAGTGTTTTGGACAGCTACGCAAAAGACGTAACAGATGAATTTATCGAACCTGTTGTTATTGTTGATGAAAATGCAAAACCTCTTGCTACAATTGTTGAAGGCGATGTTGTGATCTTCTTTAACTTTAGAACAGATAGAGGACGTGAACTTACTGAAGCGCTTTCTCAGCAAGATTTCCACGAGCAAAACATGCATAAACTAAACCTATATTATGTAACATTGACCAACTACGATGAAACGTACCAAAACGTAAAAGTAGTTTACAATAAAGATAATATTACTGAAACACTTGGTGAGGTTTTAGAAAAAGCAGGCAAAAAACAAATAAGAATTGCAGAGACTGAGAAATATCCTCACGTAACGTTCTTTTTCTCTGGTGGCCGTGAAGTTCCTTTTGAAGGCGAATCTCGTATTTTAAGAAATTCACCAAAAGTGGCAACTTATGACTTAAAACCAGAAATGAGTGCTTACGAATTGGCAGATGCTCTTGTTCCTGAATTGAACAAAGGCGAGGTTGATTTCGTTTGTTTAAACTTCGCAAATGGCGATATGGTTGGGCACACAGGAATTATGGAAGCCGCAATTAAAGCGTGTGAAGCTGTGGACGCTTGCGCGAAAAAAGTAATCGACGCTGCTCTTGCCAATGACTACACAACAATCGTAATTGCCGATCATGGAAACTGCGAAACCATGATTAATCCTGATGGCTCTCCCAATACGGCTCACACAACAAACCCAGTGCCGATTATTTTAGTTGACAAACAATTAAAAAGCATTCAAGATGGTGTGTTAGGCGACATCGCTCCAACAATTTTAGAATTAATGGGAGTTCAACAGCCAAATGCAATGACTTGTCATTCGCTTTTGTAA
- a CDS encoding GxxExxY protein: MSELYLKDESYKIIGICMEVHKILGKGHSEKVYGDALEYEFRRNNIPYNRELRYNIAYKDIILPSYYFADFVIFDEIILELKAITALTTSEIKQTLNYLAASKNKLGLLVNFGEDSLKYKRIIL, translated from the coding sequence ATGAGTGAGTTATATCTAAAAGATGAATCCTATAAAATTATTGGAATCTGCATGGAAGTCCATAAAATTTTAGGAAAAGGACATAGTGAAAAAGTGTATGGAGATGCTCTTGAATACGAGTTCAGAAGAAATAATATTCCGTATAATCGCGAATTAAGGTATAATATTGCCTACAAGGATATTATATTGCCAAGTTACTATTTTGCAGATTTTGTTATTTTCGATGAAATTATTCTGGAATTAAAAGCCATTACAGCATTAACAACAAGTGAAATTAAGCAAACATTAAATTATTTAGCTGCATCAAAAAACAAATTAGGCCTATTGGTTAATTTTGGAGAAGACAGCCTTAAATACAAAAGAATAATACTTTAA
- the map gene encoding type I methionyl aminopeptidase: MIIQKTREEIELMRESALIVSKTLGMIASEIKEGVTTLYLDKLAEEFIRDHGAVPSFLGLYDFPNSLCMSPNAQVVHGIPNNVPLKNGDVISVDCGAFKNGFHGDHAYSFEIGEVAPEVKKLLRVTKESLYVGIREFKAGNRVEDVGNAIQKYTEAHGYGVVRELVGHGVGQKMHEEPEMPNYGKRGRGKLFVEGMVVAIEPMINMGTRNIKQLKDGWTILTADGKPSAHFEHDVALIDGKPELLSTFQYIYKALGIESNEEDEFRQVPLVL; the protein is encoded by the coding sequence ATGATTATCCAAAAAACTAGAGAGGAAATCGAATTAATGCGCGAAAGTGCTTTAATCGTATCAAAAACATTAGGAATGATTGCTTCTGAAATTAAAGAAGGAGTAACTACATTATATCTTGACAAATTAGCCGAAGAATTTATTCGTGATCACGGTGCAGTTCCAAGTTTCCTTGGATTGTATGATTTCCCGAATTCGCTTTGCATGAGCCCAAATGCTCAAGTTGTTCATGGTATTCCTAATAATGTTCCTCTTAAAAATGGTGATGTTATTTCGGTTGACTGTGGTGCTTTCAAAAATGGTTTCCATGGAGATCATGCATACAGTTTCGAAATTGGAGAAGTTGCGCCAGAAGTTAAAAAGCTTTTACGTGTTACTAAAGAATCTCTTTACGTTGGAATCAGAGAATTTAAAGCTGGCAATCGCGTAGAAGATGTTGGAAATGCGATTCAAAAATATACTGAAGCTCACGGTTACGGAGTAGTTCGTGAATTGGTTGGACATGGTGTTGGGCAAAAAATGCACGAAGAACCAGAAATGCCAAATTACGGAAAACGTGGACGCGGAAAACTTTTTGTCGAAGGAATGGTTGTCGCAATCGAACCTATGATCAACATGGGAACTAGAAACATTAAACAGCTTAAAGACGGCTGGACAATTTTGACCGCTGACGGAAAACCAAGCGCACATTTCGAGCATGATGTTGCTTTAATTGATGGAAAACCAGAATTATTATCAACTTTCCAATACATCTATAAAGCCCTTGGAATCGAGAGCAATGAAGAAGATGAATTTAGACAAGTGCCGTTAGTGTTATAA